From the genome of Amycolatopsis granulosa:
TGCCCCCGGCCACCGGCCGGGGGCATCTGATTTTTCCGGCGCACTACCATCACGCGAGTGACCGCACTGCTCGGACCAGCCGAGATCCGTGGCTTGGCCGCCGAGCTGGATGTCCGCCCCACGAAGAAGCTCGGCCAGAACTTCGTCCACGACCCGAACACGGTCCGCCGCATCGTGGACCTCTCCGGCGTCGGCCCGGGCGATCACGTCCTCGAGGTCGGTCCCGGTCTCGGCTCGCTGACCCTCGGGCTGCTCGGCTCGGGTGCGCGGCTGACCGCGGTCGAGATCGACCCGGTCCTCGCGCGGCGCCTGCCCGCGACCGTCGCGGAGCGCGCCTCGGGGGCCGCGGAGAGGTTCACCGTCCGCACCCAGGACGCCCTGAAGCTGAGGGCCACCGACCTCGCGGACCAGCCGACGCACCTGGTCGCCAACCTGCCGTACAACGTCGCCGTCCCGGTGGTCCTGCACCTGCTGGCCGAGCTGCCGTCGCTGGCGCACGGCCTGGTGATGGTCCAGACCGAGGTCGCCGACCGGATGGCCGCGGGACCGGGCAGCCGCATCTA
Proteins encoded in this window:
- the rsmA gene encoding 16S rRNA (adenine(1518)-N(6)/adenine(1519)-N(6))-dimethyltransferase RsmA gives rise to the protein MTALLGPAEIRGLAAELDVRPTKKLGQNFVHDPNTVRRIVDLSGVGPGDHVLEVGPGLGSLTLGLLGSGARLTAVEIDPVLARRLPATVAERASGAAERFTVRTQDALKLRATDLADQPTHLVANLPYNVAVPVVLHLLAELPSLAHGLVMVQTEVADRMAAGPGSRIYGVPSVKLAWYGPARKVAPVPRAVFWPVPNVDSALVAFERSAEPASGADRDEVFAVVDAAFAQRRKTLRAALSSWAGSAERAEAILRAAGVDPRTRGEQLGVRDFAKIVESKSLPPLV